The Bacteroides fragilis NCTC 9343 genome includes the window TATATCCATCAGCCCCAGAGGAGACTGGCGCATGCCAAGTGATGCCAGTTCGGCTGCATGGCTGAAAGAAATAGCCGAATTGTAACAAAGACGATACCTCTTTTTAACATGACACTGCGATCTTTGCAGCACCATATTAAAAAGAGGTAAAGTTATGAAAAGACATCTTATTTTAGTATTTGCTTTATTGGCATCCAGTGTTGCCTTAAATGCAGTCAATTCATTGCCGGACGATGATAAATCCGACAATAAGAACAAAACAGAACTCAATTCTGTCGTCAAAAAGACATGGGAGTTCTACTCCACCATCAAACAACCTTCTGCCGATGCACTGGCTAATGCGGGTAACTACAAATTCGGGCAAGAAGCCGGTTATCTCTATAACCAATTCATGAAGATCTATGTAGTCAGGGAAGAAGTGGTTCCCGGAGACCCTACCCGCCGTACCGTAATTCGCAAACCCACTATCTACAACGCAGTACGCTCCATCGAGAAACAGCTGAACAAAGAGCTCAAAAGCAACCAAATGACCAGAGAGCAAGTAGCTGCAGAGTTCACAAATGTACTGAAAGTAGCGATTTCTGCCTATGATTCCGAAAGCGAATCATTTGAAGACGCTTTACAGATAAATCGCAAAAATGCAACCGACCTTCTCTCCGTATTTCAAAATGTAAAACTGACAGAAATCTAAAATTCTTTTTTTCAATAGGTAAATTAATATTAATGGCAAGTCTTGGGCAAAAGAAAACTTTTGCCCCCGCACTCGCCATGACTAAACACTCAATGATTAGTACTTATGAACAGTAAATTTCTCCTGCTACTCTGTAGTATGTTATTGTGCACATCACTTGCATTCGCACAATCAGTCAAAGTAACAGGTACAGTCACAGACAAAATGGGGGCAGTAATTGGTGCCACTATCATGGTGAAAAACTCATCAAACGGAACTGTCACCGATATAGATGGTCGTTACAGCATCGAAGTTCCTAAAAACGCAACACTACTATTCTCTTTCGTAGGTTACAGCACAGTAGAGAAAGAGGTAGGTAACAACACTGTAATCAATGTTGAACTGTCCGATGACATTCAGGCCATCGACGAGGTAGTGGTCACTGCAATCGGTATCAAGCAGCAAAAGAAGAAGATCGGTTACACAACCCAACAAATCAACAGTGAGGTATTGAATGCCACTCCCAGTCTGAATGTGGGCTCGGCCCTTTCCGGACAAGTAGCCGGTCTGTTGGTAGCCAACCCTACCGGTATTTTCCAGGCACCGAGTTTCAAACTGCGCGGCAACGCACCATTGGTTGTACTGGACGGAGTTCCGGTAGAAACCGACTTTTTCGACATCTCAAGTGAGAATATTGAAAGTGTCAATGTACTAAAAGGTACGGCAGCCTCAGCTTTATACGGTTCACGCGGGAAAAACGGAGCAATTCTGATCACCAGTAAAACGGCCAAAAAAGAAGGCTTGGAAATCAACTTCTCTACCAACAACATGATCACAGCCGGCTTTGCAGTGCTTCCCGAGACACAACATCAATACGGTAGCGGTTCAAATGGTAAATATGAATTCTGGGACGGTGCAGATGGCGGCATTTCGGACGGTGACATGACTTGGGGACCCAAATTAAATGTAGGAACCAAAGTAGCTCAGTGGAACAGCCCGATCAGGGATAAAGTGACTGGAAAAGAGATTCCCTGGTGGGGAGATGTAAAAGGTACTCAGTATGATGACAAATCGCGCTATGAACGTATACCTATCGACTGGGTATCCCATGACAACCTGAAAGACTTTCTGCAAACCGGACTAGTAACCAACAATAATATCTCAATAGCTTATAAAGGAGAAAAAGCACGCTACTTCGTCACCGGACAATATGCTTACCAAAAGGGACAGGTGCCTTCTACTGAAATGCACAGTGGAGGTATCAACTTCAACTCTACCTTTGATCTGGCTAAAAACTTGCAGCTGGATGCCAATCTGGCCTACAACAAAATAGTTGCCCCGAGTTATCCGCGCTACGGATACGGACCTAAAAACCACATGTACACCATCGTTGTATGGATGGGAGACGATGTGAACGGTAAAGAACTCCAAAAACACAAATACGTTCCCGGACAGGAAGGGTATCGGCAGGCAAGTTACAATTATGCATGGTATAATAATCCTTACTTTGCAGCCGAAGAGCTCCAGCAATCCGAAAGTCGGGATGTGGTGAACGGGCAAGTCCGCCTGAATTATCAAATCCTCCCCAATCTGAACATACAGGGACGTGCCGCCTTACGCCAGAAAACAATTCTTCAGGAAATGAAAGTACCCAAAACTTACATGAACTACGGTGACTCCCGGGAAGGTGACTACAAAGTATGGAATGACCGTCAAACTAATGTAGACGCTGATGTACTGGCTACCTACACTCAAGATCTGACTCCGGATATCCTCTTCACCCTGAATGCCGGAACTTCGGTATTCTACCGTAATTACCGTCAGGAATATCAGTCTACCGACGGTTTGATTGTTCCATTCGTATACAGTATCAAAAACACACAAGGTCCTTCCATTACCGATGCCAACCGAAATGAAAAATCAATCCGTAGTATTTATGGATCAATCAACCTTGATCTTTACAAATATGCCTATCTGACGTTGACAGGACGTAATGACTGGTCATCTACTCTGGCAAAAGGCAGTAACTCTTACTTCTATCCTTCTGTCGCACTGAGTACTATGGTATCCGAATACATCAAATTGCCAACATTTATGGACTATCTCAAAATGTATGGTTCATGGGCGGTTGTCTCTACCGACCTGTCTCCCTACCAGATCATGTCCACTTATACAAAAGATTCCAATTACGGTTCAAATCCATCTATTTCCTACCCTTCTTCTCTGGTCAACTACTACATTAAACCTCAGAAAACGACATCCTGGGAAGCCGGATTGTCAACTGCATTCTTCCGTAACCGGTTATCTTTCGACCTGACTTATTATCATACGATCGATGAAAACCAGATTATCGACCTGAATATTTCGAATGCATCAGGTTTCACCAGCCGTAAAGTGAACGGTAACCAATATACCACCAACGGATGGGAAATCATGGCCAATGTACAGGCTATCAAAAATAAAGATTTTCAATGGGATTTCTCCTTGAACTGGAGTAAGAGTGTAAAAAAATTGACGGAAATATATGGCGGACAGAAAAAGTTCGGTGACCTGAAAGTGGGCGACCGTGCCGATGCATTTTACGGTTCACAATGGCAGAAAAGTGCTGATGGAGAATTGATTCTGGATGAAAACGGTATGCCTACTAAAGACGCATATAAACAATATCTGGGACATCTGGATCCGAACTTCCGAATGGGTATGCAAAATACTTTCCGCTACAAAGACTTCACACTGTCTGTCGATCTGGACGGCGCTTATAAAGGAGTAATCTATTCTGTATTGAGCGAAAAGTTATGGTGGGGAGGAAAGCATCCGGAATCAGTGGAGTACAGGGATGCACAATATGCCGTCGGACACCCGATATATGTACCCAATGGGGTAGTCGTAACCGGAGGAGAGCTGAAACGTGACATCGACGGTAATGTAATCTCTGACACACGCACCTACAAACGTAACACGACAGCGGTCGATTGGCAACAATGGTGCCAGAACTATCCTTATCAAGCTTATGTATCTTCGAAAGAAAATGCCAAATTTGCCAATGTATTCGACCGTAGCTACATTAAGCTCCGCCGAGTGGCACTGACTTACAACTTCACCAAACTACTTTCGAAACAAAGCCCCGTGAAAGGACTTACAGCTACAGTGTTTGGCAACAACCTAGCTGTCTGGAAAAAAGTCCCCTTTGTCGATCCGGACTACACCGGAGACAGCAACGACGGAGGTGCCAACGATCCAACCGCACGCTATATCGGCATGGGCGTCAACATAAAATTCTAAACGAATAAGAAACTAATAAGAAATTATAAAATGAAAAAGATAATATTACTCATCGTATCTGTGTGGATGTGCGTTTCCTGTGGAAATCTGGAAGAGATGAACATTGATCCGGACAATGCCACCCAGACCCACCCCAAACTCCTGCTTACCCAAATCTGCATGAATGCTTTTAAAAGAGGGACTGACGGAATGTATGCTACCAAAAAAGTAATTCAAGCCGACGGAGAGAGTGCAGATCAATATTACAAATGGACCCGCGGAAGTTTTGGCTACTATGACAATCTCCGCAATGTACAAAAGATGGGTGAAGAGGCAGAACGTGTAAATGCTCCGGTGTATACGGCACTCACTAAGTTCTTCCGCGCCTACTACTTCTATGAACTGACTCTCCGTTTCGGAGACATCCCCTACAGTCAGGCCTTGAAAGGAGAAAAAGAAGAAATATACACTCCCGAATATGATGCACAAGAGGATGTTTTTGCAGGAATCCTCCAAGAATTGAGAGAAGCAGACGAAATACTGGCAAATGACGCATCTGTCATTGACGGAGACATCATCTATAACGGAAATAGCACCCAGTGGAGGAAACTGATCAACTCTTTTCGTCTGAAAGTGCTGATGACCCTCTCCAATCATACAACAGTCGGGAATATAAATATCGCTTCTGAGTTTAAAAACATTGCGACAAACAGCCCGTTGATGAATAGCCTGGCAGACAATGGACAGTTGGTTTACCTGGATCAGCAGGGCAACCGATATCCTCAATTCAATGCCCAATGGTCCGGCTATTATATGGATGATACATTTATCCAACGTATGCGCGAACGTCGGGACCCACGCCTGTTCATCTTCAGCGCACAGACCAACAAAGGAAAGACTGAAGGAAAACCTATCGACGACTTCAGCTCTTACGAAGGAGGAGACCCTGCCGCCCCTTATAGCGATGCTATTATCAAAGTTAGTGAGGGTACCATATCGCCCATCAACGACCGTTTCCGTACAGATCCGATTGTAGAGCCCACCATGCTGATGGGATATGCCGAACTACAACAAATTCTTGCTGAAGCTGTTGTACGGGGATGGATCAGTGGCAATGCACAAACGTATTACGAGAAAGGTATCCGCGCCTCATTCTCTTTCTACGAAACCCATGCAAAAGATTATGCCGGCTATCTGAACGAGAACGCAGTGGCCCAATATCTGAAAGAACCATTGGTTGACTTCACCCAAGCATCGGGTACTGAAGAGCAGATAGAACGCATTATCATGCAGAAATACCTGGTTACATTCTACCAAGGCAACTGGGATTCCTTTTACGAACAACTACGTACCGGCTACCCGGACTTCCGTCGCCCAGCCGGAACAGAAATCCCCAAACGCTGGATGTATCCGCAAGGAGAATATGATAACAACGGTACTAACGTAGAAACGGCTATTACACGCCAATTCGGTGCAGGAAATGACAAAATAAACCAAGCTACCTGGTGGCAAAAAAAATCATAGAATAAAATATATACTCTTAACCCATATTTATAATGAAAAAGATTATTTTAAGCAGCGTATTATTGCTATCCGGCTTCTTTATCCAAGCGCAACAAGCTCCCGATAAAATCAGCTTTAATTCCAATGGTGAATTTAAGATAGCACAATTTACCGATATGCACTTGGGACATGATCAGGAGAAAGACCGAATAGTGGGAGATATGATCAAAGAAGTACTTGATTCTGAAAAGCCTGACCTCGTGATATTTACAGGAGACAATACTACTATGAATGAAGTCCGGCAAGCTTGGGAAGCCATATCTGCCGAACTGTCGGCCCGCCGGATCCCCTGGACAGCCGTATTGGGAAATCATGATGACGAATATGCCGTAAAGCGTGATGAAATCATTCGTATCATCCGGGAACAACCGTATTGTATGATGAAACAAGTGGCAGAAGGAATAAAAGGAGAAGGTAACCATATTCTCCCTATTTACAGTTCGAAAGACGGAAATAAAACAGCCGCATTGCTTTATTGCCTGGACACAAATGCTTATTCGAAGATAAAAACAGTAAAAGGATATGACTGGATCGGACGATCTCAAATAGACTGGTACTCCCGCGAAAGCCGGAAGTACACAGAACGGAATGAGGGACAACCATTACCTGCATTGACCTTCCTCCATATTCCGCTACCGGAGTACACCCAAGCATGGGAATCGTTCGAAACCAAACGTTACGGAGACCGTAACGAAAAAGAATGCAGTCCCAATATAAACAGCGGTATGTTTGCCAATATGCTGGAATGCGGTGATGTTATGGGTGTTTTTGCCGGACACGACCACGTAAACGATTACATCGCTACTCTCTATAACATCGCTTTAGGATATGGACGAGCTTCGGGCGGAAAAAATACTTACGGAGATAAAACACCAGGCAGTCGTATCATCGTATTGAAAGAAGGTAAACGTGAATTCGATACTTGGCTTCGGGAAAAAGGAAATATGGCAAAACTGAATGTATGTACATATCCCGGCTCTTTTGTAAAAGAGAAATAGAAATCACTTTTATGAGTATTCAAAAAGAAACGGCTATAAAAACTTTTTAGGTGATTTACAGATTATCCCTCCAACCTATAATAAACACTTATCGAATTATAGTTGGAGGGATAAATCTATTTGGTAAAAAGTGAATCGTTACAAAACTCCTTTACTGGACGGCAATTCGAAATGATAGATATCCCTCTTCAACGCCATCTTCAACGCACGGGCCAGCGCTTTGAATATTCCCTCTATCTTGTGATGCTCATTCTGCCCCTCAGCCTTAATATTGAGGTTCATCTTGGCTGCATCACTCAGAGACTTAAAAAAGTGTAAAAACATCTCGGTAGGCATTTCTCCTATCTTTTCACGCTTAAACTCGGCATCCCATACCAACCACGGACGTCCTCCGAAATCCAGGCATACCCTGCAAAGGCAATCATCCATGGGCAAAGCATAACCGTAACGTTCAATTCCTCTTTTACTACCCAGCGCCTGATAGATACACTCACCCAATGCGATAGCCGTATCTTCGATGGTATGATGTTCGTCTACCTCGAGGTCCCCCTTCACCCGGATCGTTAAATCCATACCGGAATGTTTACCAATCTGCTCAAGCATATGGTCAAAGAAACCTAACCCGGTAGAAATGTCACAAGTACCCTTACCATCCAGATTGAGAGCTACTAGGATATCGGTTTCTTTCGTTGTCCTGCGTATTTCTGCTCTCCGCTCTCCTGCAAAAAGGAACTCAGCCACCCGATCCCAATCAGTAGTGGCAAGAGCACAATAAGTTTCCAGTCCCTTTTCTTTCAGCAAATCAATGGATTCCTGAAGGTAAATGGCACGGCAACCTATATTTTTGGCCAATTCTACATCTGTCGGACGATCTCCAATGACAAAGCTGCCCTCCAGATCATATTCCGGATTGGAAATATACTTAGTCAACATTCCTGTACGCGGCTTCCTCGTAGAAGCACAATCTTCGGGCATACTACGATCTATCAGGATATCATCGAACGTAATACCTTCTCCGGCCAGAGTTTTCAACATCAGATTGTGCGCCGGCCAAAAAGTTTCTTCCGGGAAAGAAGAGGTGCCCAAACCATCCTGATTGGTCACCATGACAAACTCAAAATCAAGTTTACTGCGAATAAAGCCCAAATTGCGGAAAACTTTAGGATAGAATTCAAGCTTCTCCAGTGAATCGAGCTGATAGTCGACAGGCGGCTCAATGACAAGCGTGCCATCACGGTCAATAAAAAGTACTTTCTTTTTCATTTTTCCTATTGATATTTTTTCAGTGCTCCAATCAGTTTGGCATTCTCAGCCCGTGTACCTACAGTCACACGAAGGCAGTTGCCACACAATGATATGGAATTTCGATTACGTACAATAATACCCTCTCCCACCAGATAATTATAAATTTTCACAGCATCGGTCACACGTGCCAGAAAGAAGTTGGCATTCGATGGAAATACCTGTAATACCCAAGGCAACTCTACGAAAGCTTCTTCCAGATACCCCCTCTCCTCCTTCAATGTTTTTACCCAGCGTTCTATCTCGTAGTATTTGTGGAGCATTTCTATAGCTTGTTGCTGAGTCAGCTGATTCACATTATACGGATACTTGATTTTATTCAAAACACCGATAATCCCCTCGGAGGCAAAAGCCATCCCCAAACGAATAGCTGCACAACCAAACGCTTTTGAGAAAGTCTGTAAGATAATCAGATTCGGATACTTACCCAACTCTGACAAAAATGAGGGTTCATCGGAAAAATCATTATAAGCCTCGTCCAGAATGACCAATCCTTCGAAATCATTGATCACCTTTATTATCTCAGACCGAAGCAGATCATTTCCCGTCGGATTATTGGGTGAACAAAGGAAAATCATCTTAGTCCGTTCATCCGCAACTGCCAACAACTCATCGGCAGAAAACTGAAAATCATCGTGAAGCAGCACTTTGCGGTATTCCACATCATTGACATCGGCACAAACCTGATACATGCCGTACGTAGGATCGATAGCAACCACATTGTCTCTGCCCGGCTCACAGAAAGCACGAAACACCAAATCAATAGCCTCATCACTGCCATTTCCCAGAAAGATATGGGCAGGAGCTACTTTTTTTATCTTGGACAATTCCAACTTCAGATCCCGTTGCATCGGATCCGGATAGCGATTGTGCGGCAGGTTATACGGGTTTTCGTTAGCATCCAGAAAAACAGATGCTGCCGCCCCACTATATTCATCACGGGCCGAAGAATAGGGTTTTAGTCTCCAGATATTCGGACGGGTTAATTCTTGCAATGTTTTCATTTTCTTATCTCCTCCAATCTAACAGTTACCGCATTTTTATGTGCATCCAGGTGTTCATTGGCAGCCATCACCTCGATAGCCGGGCCAATAGCCGACATTCCACTGGGAAGTATCTCTTGAAAAGTGATCTTACGGATGAAACTGTCCAAGCTCACTCCACTATAGGCTTTGGCATAGCCGTTGGTAGGTAAAGTATGGTTAGTTCCCGAAGCATAATCACCTGCGCTTTCGGGAGAGAAGGCACCCAAAAATACCGAACCGGCATTTACTATCTGTCCGGCTACTTCCATATAGTCCTTCGTCTCAATAATCAGGTGCTCAGGAGCGTAAGCATTGGTAAGTTCCAAAGCTTCCTCCATATCCTTCACCAATATCAACTTACTGCTGGCCAAAGATTTTTCGGCAATATCGCGACGGGTTAGATAGCCTAATTGGCGTTCGACCTCGTAAACGACTTCCGTTTGTAGCTTCTCAGAAGTCGTAACCAGCATCGCCTGGCTATCCACTCCATGTTCCGCCTGAGAAAGAAGATCGGCAGCCACAAACACCGGGTTGGCAGATTCGTCAGCCAGAACCTCTACCTCCGACGGGCCCGCAGGCATATCAATGGCGACATCCCGCAGGCTGACAAGTTGCTTGGCAGCGGTGACATACTGATTGCCGGGACCAAAGATCTTATAAACTTTAGGAATACTCTCTGTCCCGTAAGCCATAGCGGCAATGGCCTGTACTCCGCCTGCCTTGAA containing:
- the hisC gene encoding histidinol-phosphate transaminase: MKTLQELTRPNIWRLKPYSSARDEYSGAAASVFLDANENPYNLPHNRYPDPMQRDLKLELSKIKKVAPAHIFLGNGSDEAIDLVFRAFCEPGRDNVVAIDPTYGMYQVCADVNDVEYRKVLLHDDFQFSADELLAVADERTKMIFLCSPNNPTGNDLLRSEIIKVINDFEGLVILDEAYNDFSDEPSFLSELGKYPNLIILQTFSKAFGCAAIRLGMAFASEGIIGVLNKIKYPYNVNQLTQQQAIEMLHKYYEIERWVKTLKEERGYLEEAFVELPWVLQVFPSNANFFLARVTDAVKIYNYLVGEGIIVRNRNSISLCGNCLRVTVGTRAENAKLIGALKKYQ
- a CDS encoding metallophosphoesterase family protein; the protein is MKKIILSSVLLLSGFFIQAQQAPDKISFNSNGEFKIAQFTDMHLGHDQEKDRIVGDMIKEVLDSEKPDLVIFTGDNTTMNEVRQAWEAISAELSARRIPWTAVLGNHDDEYAVKRDEIIRIIREQPYCMMKQVAEGIKGEGNHILPIYSSKDGNKTAALLYCLDTNAYSKIKTVKGYDWIGRSQIDWYSRESRKYTERNEGQPLPALTFLHIPLPEYTQAWESFETKRYGDRNEKECSPNINSGMFANMLECGDVMGVFAGHDHVNDYIATLYNIALGYGRASGGKNTYGDKTPGSRIIVLKEGKREFDTWLREKGNMAKLNVCTYPGSFVKEK
- a CDS encoding SusC/RagA family TonB-linked outer membrane protein — its product is MNSKFLLLLCSMLLCTSLAFAQSVKVTGTVTDKMGAVIGATIMVKNSSNGTVTDIDGRYSIEVPKNATLLFSFVGYSTVEKEVGNNTVINVELSDDIQAIDEVVVTAIGIKQQKKKIGYTTQQINSEVLNATPSLNVGSALSGQVAGLLVANPTGIFQAPSFKLRGNAPLVVLDGVPVETDFFDISSENIESVNVLKGTAASALYGSRGKNGAILITSKTAKKEGLEINFSTNNMITAGFAVLPETQHQYGSGSNGKYEFWDGADGGISDGDMTWGPKLNVGTKVAQWNSPIRDKVTGKEIPWWGDVKGTQYDDKSRYERIPIDWVSHDNLKDFLQTGLVTNNNISIAYKGEKARYFVTGQYAYQKGQVPSTEMHSGGINFNSTFDLAKNLQLDANLAYNKIVAPSYPRYGYGPKNHMYTIVVWMGDDVNGKELQKHKYVPGQEGYRQASYNYAWYNNPYFAAEELQQSESRDVVNGQVRLNYQILPNLNIQGRAALRQKTILQEMKVPKTYMNYGDSREGDYKVWNDRQTNVDADVLATYTQDLTPDILFTLNAGTSVFYRNYRQEYQSTDGLIVPFVYSIKNTQGPSITDANRNEKSIRSIYGSINLDLYKYAYLTLTGRNDWSSTLAKGSNSYFYPSVALSTMVSEYIKLPTFMDYLKMYGSWAVVSTDLSPYQIMSTYTKDSNYGSNPSISYPSSLVNYYIKPQKTTSWEAGLSTAFFRNRLSFDLTYYHTIDENQIIDLNISNASGFTSRKVNGNQYTTNGWEIMANVQAIKNKDFQWDFSLNWSKSVKKLTEIYGGQKKFGDLKVGDRADAFYGSQWQKSADGELILDENGMPTKDAYKQYLGHLDPNFRMGMQNTFRYKDFTLSVDLDGAYKGVIYSVLSEKLWWGGKHPESVEYRDAQYAVGHPIYVPNGVVVTGGELKRDIDGNVISDTRTYKRNTTAVDWQQWCQNYPYQAYVSSKENAKFANVFDRSYIKLRRVALTYNFTKLLSKQSPVKGLTATVFGNNLAVWKKVPFVDPDYTGDSNDGGANDPTARYIGMGVNIKF
- the hisD gene encoding histidinol dehydrogenase — encoded protein: MKLIKYPDRSQWNEILKRPVLETENLFDTVRNIINRVRAGGDRVVMEYEAVFDKAELTSLAVTSAEIEEAEKEVPIELKAAIYLAKRNIETFHSAQRFEGKKVDTMEGVTCWQKAVAIEKVGLYIPGGTAPLFSTVLMLAIPAKIAGCKEIVLCTPPDKNGKVHPAILFAARLAGVSKIFKAGGVQAIAAMAYGTESIPKVYKIFGPGNQYVTAAKQLVSLRDVAIDMPAGPSEVEVLADESANPVFVAADLLSQAEHGVDSQAMLVTTSEKLQTEVVYEVERQLGYLTRRDIAEKSLASSKLILVKDMEEALELTNAYAPEHLIIETKDYMEVAGQIVNAGSVFLGAFSPESAGDYASGTNHTLPTNGYAKAYSGVSLDSFIRKITFQEILPSGMSAIGPAIEVMAANEHLDAHKNAVTVRLEEIRK
- a CDS encoding SusD/RagB family nutrient-binding outer membrane lipoprotein — translated: MKKIILLIVSVWMCVSCGNLEEMNIDPDNATQTHPKLLLTQICMNAFKRGTDGMYATKKVIQADGESADQYYKWTRGSFGYYDNLRNVQKMGEEAERVNAPVYTALTKFFRAYYFYELTLRFGDIPYSQALKGEKEEIYTPEYDAQEDVFAGILQELREADEILANDASVIDGDIIYNGNSTQWRKLINSFRLKVLMTLSNHTTVGNINIASEFKNIATNSPLMNSLADNGQLVYLDQQGNRYPQFNAQWSGYYMDDTFIQRMRERRDPRLFIFSAQTNKGKTEGKPIDDFSSYEGGDPAAPYSDAIIKVSEGTISPINDRFRTDPIVEPTMLMGYAELQQILAEAVVRGWISGNAQTYYEKGIRASFSFYETHAKDYAGYLNENAVAQYLKEPLVDFTQASGTEEQIERIIMQKYLVTFYQGNWDSFYEQLRTGYPDFRRPAGTEIPKRWMYPQGEYDNNGTNVETAITRQFGAGNDKINQATWWQKKS
- the hisB gene encoding bifunctional histidinol-phosphatase/imidazoleglycerol-phosphate dehydratase HisB, with the translated sequence MKKKVLFIDRDGTLVIEPPVDYQLDSLEKLEFYPKVFRNLGFIRSKLDFEFVMVTNQDGLGTSSFPEETFWPAHNLMLKTLAGEGITFDDILIDRSMPEDCASTRKPRTGMLTKYISNPEYDLEGSFVIGDRPTDVELAKNIGCRAIYLQESIDLLKEKGLETYCALATTDWDRVAEFLFAGERRAEIRRTTKETDILVALNLDGKGTCDISTGLGFFDHMLEQIGKHSGMDLTIRVKGDLEVDEHHTIEDTAIALGECIYQALGSKRGIERYGYALPMDDCLCRVCLDFGGRPWLVWDAEFKREKIGEMPTEMFLHFFKSLSDAAKMNLNIKAEGQNEHHKIEGIFKALARALKMALKRDIYHFELPSSKGVL